The Pyrus communis chromosome 8, drPyrComm1.1, whole genome shotgun sequence region atagtttatttttatatatgcaAAAAAACTCACAAAAGTATTTTAACATTCTCTAGTCaccgtagtatgattttctagtGCCAAAATCGAATTCAAAATGTGTCATAAAAATACGAGCTTGAAATTCATTTTCGACCACTAAATCGTGATAGTGTGGTTAGAAGAAAGACAAATTTAGGAgaacatagtttttatccaagTTGTGCCCATCAATAATAATCCTAAATAAACTTCGATAAGATTGGCATCTACCAACCACCCCCTACCTCCCTACTCAGTCAAAGTAGGTGAGCCAGGAGCCAGCCTGCCAAGTCCAATTGCAAAAGTCAACCCCCAACCCACCTCTTCAAGACGGTGCGGTGACTCGGTGGCATCTAAAGGCTATAATATGCATGGGCTCGTTGTCCGGCCTGCTTCTCATAAAAGAGCCCGTTTCAGTTGTAGTCGCATGTATTGGGCTTGAGTTGGGATGAGTTCGAAATATTGAGAAATTAACTATTATGGGTAGTTTAGTGGTTGATGAATTTGAGGTccgtatatttttttttgaacaaatgatattttttacactaaagaAAAAGGGGATGTGTTTAACCTCttaataagctagcaataatgtggttcaaattttcttttagaaagaatcgaacataagacctctcacttaaaagtgaagaggaataagattagaccgtagtactaaatggcaaTTTCAGACCCGTATTTAACACTGCATGTTCTGTGTTAGATTCTTAGCATTGGTGAATCATGCAATGATGGTCAAGAGGAGGCATAAAATGCCTCTATGAGTCTTCTTAGCCCCCGAAAGGGTAGACTGTCATGACAAAATCACCCGCTGATCttcttttctgaaaaaaaaaaaaaaaaaaaataaaaaaaattattgggaAATTGGATTAGGAAGATAACTGGAGTCCTTATATTCAGGATAGATTTTTCATTGTAGTAGTCACCATTCATATTCAACAAGTGTAGTTTGTTATTTACAATTACTATATTTTAAGTTCAGAAAGTATCAACCACGTCATTCATAACTTTCTCGAAAAAGCAGATTATAATTACAAGCAATATTACTTTTCTAAGCTCCTCTAAAAAAAGCGGATAGTTTGAACTCAGAATGCGTTAGTTAAAGAAAAACCCCATCTTGCAGAGCCATCCCTTCTATCTAACAACTCCATCCAATCTAAAGCCTTAAAGTCACATTTTCCGAGCAGTAATCAGAAAAGTAAAGTATTAAAGCACAAGCTTTTAATGAATATTACGAAGGTTTGATACATTCTTTAGTACATTTCCATGTACATATATTCCAGaatattaaaacaaacaaagtCATAGAAATTTGACGTGAAAAACGGAGTGTCGACTGTTGACTATCTGACACCTTCTCCCTCCTCTGTTATCCAGCCTTAGACCAACAGTATAATATAAACTTACACAAATAGAGTTATTCcataatattaataaaacttagaaaaagaatgtgttttttttttggtatacatACGGGAGAAATTTGTAAGGATACCAACATCATTCTCTTGCTACCTATTTGTATATTCAACCACTGTAAAATTTGGGTATACTTTAGTTACTGGTGAGCTCCCCTGTACAGGCAAAATACTCGCTCGAGTAACCGCgtaagaaagaagaagaaaaaactcaaCCATTTTGTTGGTGTAATTCCTATCTCTGCAGTTCTTGCTTACAAAGAGGACAGCAAGATATGATTCTGAGCCAATGATCGACGCAATTGAGGTGAAACATATGGGAACATGGCAACTGCCGTACTTCTTCCTTGTCTCGGTATTTTGCCAGGCAAATGCAGCAATCCTGCGAGCACACGAAAAAGGATTAAGAGACGAAATTAATGAGCCGCCATGTGAGATTACAAGGCGTTTCTTGACACGATATAGTTCAGATAACCAGTAGACCTCAAAAGTTAAGTTTGTACCGCATATAGGTATAAATTACAACCCCATTCTCTActtttcagattatgttgacAAATACATGGAGAGGAGAATCGGAGGTTTCGATTCCAAAAGCTCTTGATTCCAGAAAGTTAAGGGATTCAACTGCTAGGATTGTACATCGAAGCAAGAAAAATGGAGATTCTCGCGTGTAAAGAAACCGCAAGCAGAACAAAGATTATATGAATATAACAAGGCCAAATTAGCTTTTTATGTATGACTATGACTTACTGGATCATCATTTAGGGATCCTGAATCGCAATCATTTCCGAGCTCTATTTTGGCGTTAACTTCTTTGTATCTCCAGCTGGGAAGCTGAGAAATTTGGTCATCAGAAGCCCCTTTATCGATGGATCCCATGTTCATGTTGTATCCAAGGAGGCTGCTAATTAGGGGTACACAGCAACATAGCAGCACGAACAGCAGGAAGGGAAAGGAGTAGCTAATGGCATTCCAAGCAAGCAGAGAGATGCAGAGCACATGGAGTTTCGGGGCACCAGTAAACGAACTAAAGCGAGAATCGAAGACCCAAACATTACCCATCACAAACCATACGGCAAAGAAGAGCTCGAGTGAGGTTCTACACCTGTTCATCAAATGTGTGGTCCTGTACACATATACATTGTACTCCATATATCAAACTCCGAAACGTAAAAAATTCCATGTGATTTACTCTGTATATACTTGCAGAAATCTTTCGTAACTATATGGAAGTAACcgaagccaaaaaaaaaagtacctgGAATCTTCAGTGCTTCTCTGCTGTTCCAAATCGGAGAGGTTGAAACCATCACTTTGAGTCAGATAAAGTAGCCTGTAACGCCCAAAGAGCACCAACGTATTGAGAACACAACCAATATCATACCCAACAATCCAAATTCTCATAGGCCAAACCGGCCTCTCCTCCTTCGAAACAGCCAAGGTAATCGTGGTCACGCCTATTTGAACAACCAAAGCCATGAATTCCAGCATCATCCAAGTGCTGTTATCGAAGGGATTTGATCCAAGATTGGACCTCGAACCATTTTGGTAGTGGTAGACTCTTCTCAAGAAGGTGAACCACCTTGCTCTAGATATTCTCATAGCCATTCTCATTAAGAATGAAGG contains the following coding sequences:
- the LOC137742793 gene encoding E3 ubiquitin-protein ligase At1g63170-like, coding for MDSRYIFQPELMCQSASAAVSFSSNSPGDGGAAVSLVRTRSSRAPPSFLMRMAMRISRARWFTFLRRVYHYQNGSRSNLGSNPFDNSTWMMLEFMALVVQIGVTTITLAVSKEERPVWPMRIWIVGYDIGCVLNTLVLFGRYRLLYLTQSDGFNLSDLEQQRSTEDSRTTHLMNRCRTSLELFFAVWFVMGNVWVFDSRFSSFTGAPKLHVLCISLLAWNAISYSFPFLLFVLLCCCVPLISSLLGYNMNMGSIDKGASDDQISQLPSWRYKEVNAKIELGNDCDSGSLNDDPDCCICLAKYRDKEEVRQLPCSHMFHLNCVDHWLRIISCCPLCKQELQR